From Polynucleobacter difficilis, a single genomic window includes:
- the galU gene encoding UTP--glucose-1-phosphate uridylyltransferase GalU codes for MTAPFSKPVSKAVFPVAGLGTRFLPATKASPKEMLNVVDKPLIQYAVEEAIAAGITEMIFVTGRSKRAIEDHFDKAYELEAELEAKNKHALLEIVRSIKPSHVNCVYVRQPEALGLGHAVLCAEKLVRDEPFAIILADDLLDGQPPVLQQMLKVHEAQHGSVIAVEKIDPAKSSSYGIVDGAEVSKGIYRLNGIVEKPQPKDAPSNLAVVGRYVLSSSIFTHIRNLKPGAGGEIQLTDAIAALLKEEPVFAYEYDGVRYDCGSKLGYMKASVEFALRHSELGADFAAYLKNRS; via the coding sequence ATGACCGCCCCTTTCTCTAAGCCAGTAAGCAAAGCCGTATTCCCTGTTGCTGGCTTAGGCACTCGTTTTTTGCCTGCGACGAAAGCCAGTCCAAAGGAAATGCTGAATGTGGTGGACAAGCCCTTAATTCAGTATGCGGTAGAAGAGGCAATTGCGGCGGGCATTACTGAAATGATTTTTGTAACCGGTCGTAGCAAGCGCGCAATTGAAGATCATTTTGATAAAGCGTATGAACTGGAAGCCGAGCTTGAGGCAAAAAACAAGCACGCTTTATTAGAAATCGTCCGCAGCATTAAACCAAGTCATGTGAATTGCGTCTATGTACGTCAACCGGAGGCCTTAGGCTTAGGTCATGCAGTCCTCTGCGCTGAAAAGCTAGTGCGCGATGAGCCCTTTGCCATCATTTTGGCCGACGACTTATTGGATGGCCAACCGCCAGTGTTGCAACAGATGCTCAAGGTGCATGAGGCACAACATGGCTCTGTGATTGCAGTTGAAAAAATTGATCCTGCAAAAAGCAGTTCCTACGGTATTGTGGATGGCGCTGAAGTATCTAAAGGCATCTATCGCTTAAATGGGATCGTGGAAAAGCCGCAGCCCAAAGATGCGCCATCAAATTTAGCAGTGGTTGGACGCTATGTTTTATCGTCCTCGATCTTTACTCACATTCGGAACCTCAAACCTGGCGCTGGCGGCGAAATTCAATTGACCGATGCGATTGCCGCACTCCTGAAGGAAGAGCCTGTGTTTGCTTATGAATATGATGGTGTGCGCTATGACTGCGGTAGCAAGCTCGGCTATATGAAAGCCTCAGTTGAATTTGCCTTGCGCCACTCCGAGCTGGGCGCTGATTTCGCTGCCTACCTAAAAAACAGATCGTAG
- the alaS gene encoding alanine--tRNA ligase, whose product MKVTEIRQAYLDFFDAKGHQIVPSSAVVPGDDPTLLFTNAGMNQFKDVFLGFDKRPYQRATSAQKCIRAGGKHNDLDNVGYTARHHTFFEMLGNFSFGDYFKKDAIAFAWELLTDVLKLPKEKLLVTVYAEDDEAYEIWNKVIGVPADRIIRIGDNKGARYASDNFWMMGDTGPCGPCTEIFYDHGPEIAGGPPGSPDEDGDRYIEIWNNVFMQYNRDEAGVMHPLPKPSVDTGMGLERIAAVLQHVHSNYEIDLFVHLLQAAKTAVDNAGGGNCDATSPSLKVIADHIRACSFVIVDGVIPGNAGRGYVLRRIARRAIRHGYKLGARKPFFYQLVPALVAQMGDAYPELRLAQEKVAAVLKQEEERFFQTIANGMEILEGALAGGSKTLDGETAFRLHDTFGFPLDLTADVCRERNVSVDAAGFEAAMQQQRDQARAAGKFKVAQGLEYKGAPTQFHGYDGIRHEKAAVLALYLDGAAVQSIQAGDAAVVVLDNTPFYAESGGQVGDQGELRNDAARFEVADTFKIQADVFGHQGELLEGKLSIGDHLNAVVDTQQRFDTMRNHSATHIMHKALREVLGDHVQQKGSLVDANKTRFDFTHNAPVSQEQIRRIETIVNDEILHNQATSAQVMALEDAQKTGAMMLFGEKYGDSVRVLEIGTSKELCGGTHVSRTGDIGSLKIVSESGVAAGIRRVEAVTGRHALHFLQTLEDRINAAAAVLKTNPHELTQRVTQLQDSLRQAERELEKMNSKLAASQGDELAAQAIDIGGLMVLAARMDGADAQVLRETMDALKGKLKTAAIVLASVQGDKVSLIAGVTADATGRVKAGDLVNFVAQQVGGKGGGKPEMAMAGGTNPSALPAALAGVKEWVIQASKA is encoded by the coding sequence ATGAAAGTTACCGAAATTCGCCAAGCCTACCTCGATTTTTTTGACGCCAAAGGGCACCAAATTGTGCCCTCGAGCGCCGTTGTTCCTGGGGATGATCCGACTTTGCTGTTTACCAATGCAGGCATGAATCAGTTTAAGGATGTCTTTCTGGGGTTTGATAAGCGCCCGTACCAGCGTGCCACCTCCGCCCAAAAATGCATTCGTGCTGGCGGCAAACACAACGACCTCGATAACGTAGGCTATACCGCCAGGCACCATACTTTTTTTGAGATGCTGGGTAATTTTTCGTTTGGCGATTACTTCAAAAAAGACGCCATTGCATTTGCATGGGAATTACTCACCGATGTATTGAAGTTACCAAAAGAAAAGTTGCTGGTCACGGTTTATGCCGAAGATGACGAAGCCTACGAGATTTGGAACAAAGTGATTGGCGTTCCAGCGGATCGCATTATTCGGATTGGTGACAACAAGGGCGCTCGTTACGCTTCCGATAATTTTTGGATGATGGGCGATACCGGACCTTGCGGTCCATGCACGGAGATTTTCTATGATCACGGCCCGGAAATAGCAGGCGGCCCTCCTGGCAGTCCTGATGAGGACGGTGACCGCTACATTGAAATTTGGAATAACGTATTTATGCAGTACAACCGCGATGAAGCGGGCGTGATGCATCCACTACCTAAGCCAAGCGTCGATACCGGCATGGGTCTTGAGCGAATTGCTGCAGTATTGCAGCATGTGCATTCCAATTATGAGATTGATTTGTTTGTACATTTATTACAGGCTGCTAAAACAGCCGTCGATAATGCCGGCGGTGGTAATTGCGATGCGACGAGCCCATCCCTAAAGGTAATTGCAGACCATATTCGTGCTTGCAGTTTTGTGATTGTGGATGGCGTGATTCCAGGTAATGCGGGTCGTGGTTATGTGCTGCGCCGTATTGCGCGTAGAGCAATTCGCCATGGTTACAAATTGGGCGCGCGCAAACCATTTTTCTATCAATTGGTTCCAGCTTTGGTGGCGCAGATGGGCGACGCTTACCCTGAGTTGCGCCTTGCCCAAGAAAAAGTCGCTGCGGTACTCAAGCAAGAAGAGGAACGTTTTTTCCAGACGATTGCCAATGGCATGGAAATTCTAGAAGGTGCTTTGGCCGGCGGCAGCAAAACGCTCGATGGCGAAACCGCATTTCGATTACATGACACCTTTGGATTTCCGCTCGATTTAACGGCGGATGTATGCCGCGAACGGAATGTCTCTGTCGATGCAGCTGGTTTTGAAGCGGCGATGCAACAGCAGCGCGATCAAGCCCGCGCAGCAGGTAAATTCAAAGTAGCGCAGGGATTGGAATACAAGGGCGCGCCAACCCAATTTCATGGTTACGACGGAATACGTCATGAGAAAGCCGCCGTGCTTGCCTTGTACCTTGATGGCGCCGCGGTGCAATCGATTCAGGCGGGCGATGCTGCCGTCGTCGTTTTGGACAATACCCCGTTTTATGCTGAGTCGGGTGGGCAAGTGGGCGATCAAGGCGAGTTACGCAATGATGCAGCCCGATTTGAAGTTGCCGATACATTCAAAATTCAGGCAGATGTTTTTGGTCACCAAGGTGAATTACTCGAGGGTAAATTAAGTATTGGTGATCACTTGAATGCCGTAGTAGATACGCAGCAACGTTTTGACACGATGCGTAATCACAGCGCTACCCACATCATGCACAAAGCCTTGCGCGAAGTATTGGGGGATCATGTGCAGCAAAAAGGGTCGTTGGTGGATGCCAACAAAACCCGATTTGACTTTACCCATAATGCGCCGGTAAGCCAGGAACAGATTCGCCGTATTGAAACCATTGTTAATGACGAGATTTTGCATAACCAGGCGACGTCTGCTCAGGTAATGGCTTTAGAAGATGCGCAAAAAACCGGCGCCATGATGCTCTTTGGTGAAAAGTACGGCGATTCGGTGCGCGTTTTAGAAATTGGCACATCAAAAGAATTGTGTGGGGGCACCCATGTGTCGCGCACGGGTGACATTGGCAGCTTAAAGATTGTGTCGGAGAGCGGTGTTGCTGCTGGCATAAGGCGTGTCGAGGCGGTAACCGGTCGCCATGCGCTTCACTTTTTACAGACCTTAGAAGATCGCATTAATGCTGCCGCCGCAGTGCTGAAAACCAATCCCCATGAATTAACCCAGCGGGTAACGCAGTTACAAGACAGTTTGCGTCAAGCAGAGCGTGAACTGGAAAAAATGAATTCCAAATTGGCTGCGAGCCAGGGCGATGAGTTAGCAGCGCAAGCAATCGATATTGGTGGCTTAATGGTCTTAGCGGCTCGTATGGATGGCGCTGATGCGCAGGTACTGCGTGAGACCATGGATGCCCTCAAAGGCAAGCTGAAAACGGCGGCGATTGTATTGGCCTCGGTACAGGGCGATAAAGTCAGTTTGATTGCGGGCGTTACTGCAGATGCTACTGGGCGTGTAAAAGCGGGCGATCTGGTTAATTTTGTCGCGCAGCAAGTGGGCGGTAAGGGTGGCGGTAAGCCAGAGATGGCAATGGCCGGGGGCACCAATCCATCGGCCTTGCCTGCTGCATTGGCAGGTGTTAAAGAGTGGGTTATTCAGGCAAGTAAGGCGTAA
- a CDS encoding tripartite tricarboxylate transporter TctB family protein produces MKIRNQRDFGAGIMFIVVGIFFAVIASQYRMGTAAKMGPGYFPFWLGVLMAVIGLIVLLSSLSKKSIEEKMPKWDFKIVLWITGSVVLYGLLLPTMGFIVAIFALVFVSASVSHDFGWKGTALNAVFLVGFTYLAFVKGLGLSFPLFPAFMN; encoded by the coding sequence TTGAAGATTCGCAACCAAAGAGACTTTGGTGCCGGCATCATGTTTATTGTTGTGGGCATCTTTTTTGCCGTTATTGCATCCCAATACCGTATGGGTACCGCAGCCAAAATGGGCCCAGGCTATTTTCCATTCTGGCTAGGCGTCTTAATGGCAGTGATCGGCCTGATTGTTTTACTCAGTTCGCTATCCAAAAAATCCATTGAAGAAAAAATGCCCAAGTGGGATTTTAAAATCGTGTTGTGGATCACCGGTTCGGTGGTGCTCTATGGCCTTTTATTGCCCACTATGGGATTCATTGTTGCGATTTTTGCCCTGGTATTCGTCTCCGCCTCGGTCAGCCATGATTTTGGCTGGAAGGGTACTGCACTCAATGCGGTCTTCCTGGTTGGGTTTACCTATTTGGCGTTTGTAAAAGGACTGGGGCTTTCTTTCCCGCTTTTTCCCGCTTTCATGAACTAA
- a CDS encoding sulfurtransferase TusA family protein codes for MSEVIIPEVNREIDAIGMNCPLPILRTKKALADMESGQILMVKATDAGAAHDFPVFAKQTGNELIATASEGDTLIFYLKRR; via the coding sequence ATGAGTGAAGTCATCATCCCCGAAGTCAATCGTGAAATCGATGCGATTGGCATGAATTGCCCTTTGCCCATTCTGCGCACTAAAAAGGCCTTAGCGGATATGGAGTCAGGCCAGATTTTGATGGTGAAGGCAACCGACGCCGGCGCTGCTCATGACTTTCCGGTTTTTGCCAAGCAGACCGGAAATGAACTCATTGCCACCGCAAGCGAAGGCGATACCCTGATTTTTTATCTCAAGCGCCGATAA